Proteins found in one Anopheles aquasalis chromosome 3, idAnoAquaMG_Q_19, whole genome shotgun sequence genomic segment:
- the LOC126578254 gene encoding cytochrome P450 6g1 translates to MSLTGTDVIQGYLTLVLICFVAFLGWFVTTIGTRYWQRSPVPYIEGRPVVGNFLEAILMRKSMFDLMDELYASDRVRGSALFGISKLITPTLVLREPELIKQILIKDAAFFSNRTMCTDPHGDPIGYYNLLMIRNPLWKQLRSYLTPSLSLSKIKQMYPLVAQIGVDMVASLDALPEIRPGVRETEFKELSARYTTDVIASTFFGIRANCLQDTESEFRHYGRKIFEYGPGRGITMASFFFMPELVPYLRLKLFPRDTELFLKTIIEQEIARREKSGESRGDFIDSMIALKNNNVTLGVEEKIPLKGDVLVAQAATFYMASFETTSSVLSFALYELTRNPDIQAKLRDEVRTLVQKYGEDIPYEALNNEMPYLGMVISETARLYPVLPFLERQCSLPDGATGYKLEPHHDFVIPNKMPILIPIYAIHRDPKYFPNPLQFDPDRFSKENLDQILPCTYMPFGVGPRTCLGSHFGTLQIKIALVKLLSKYSINRSVSTPEKLTYRKNAFTLQTNEGLYADLVEDILY, encoded by the exons ATGAGCCTCACCGGGACTGACGTGATTCAGGGCTATCTGACGCTGGTGCTCATCTGTTTCGTTGCGTTTCTGGGATGGTTTGTCACTACCATCGGTACCCGGTACTGGCAACGATCGCCCGTTCCGTACATCGAGGGACGCCCGGTCGTCGGTAACTTCCTCGAAGCGATTCTGATGCGTAAATCCATGTTCGACCTGATGGACGAACTGTACGCGAGTGATCGAGTGCGGGGTAGTGCCCTGTTCGGTATCAGCAAACTCATCACACCGACACTGGTCTTACGCGAGCCCGAGCTCATCAAGCAGATACTGATCAAAGATGCTGCCTTCTTCTCTAATCG AACGATGTGCACCGATCCACATGGTGATCCGATTGGTTACTACAACCTGTTGATGATCAGGAATCCGCTCTGGAAGCAGCTCCGTTCCTATTTGACGCCGTCCCTGAGTTTaagcaaaatcaaacaaatgtaTCCGCTCGTGGCGCAG ATCGGCGTGGATATGGTTGCATCCCTGGACGCTCTGCCTGAAATACGGCCTGGTGTAAGGGAGACGGAGTTTAAGGAGCTGAGTGCCCGATACACGACGGACGTCATCGCTAGCACGTTTTTTGGGATTCGGGCCAACTGTCTGCAGGATACGGAGTCCGAGTTTCGCCATTATGGGCGCAAAATTTTCGAGTATGGTCCAGGGCGCGGCATAACAATGGCATCGTTCTTCTTCATGCCCGAACTGGTCCCGTACCTACGGTTGAAGCTGTTCCCCCGTGATACCGAGCTGTTCCTCAAGACGATCATAGAGCAGGAGATTGCGAGACGGGAGAAGAGTGGCGAAAGTCGAGGCGATTTTATCGATTCCATGATCGCACTCAAGAACAACAACGTCACTCTGGGAGTTGAGGAGAAGATAC CCCTCAAAGGGGACGTACTGGTAGCGCAAGCGGCAACCTTCTACATGGCCAGCTTCGAGACGACCTCCTCGGTGCTTTCGTTTGCTCTTTATGAGTTGACCAGGAAT CCCGATATTCAAGCAAAACTGCGAGATGAGGTGCGCACTCTTGTGCAGAAATATGGCGAAGACATTCCCTACGAAGCCCTTAATAATGAAATGCCTTATCTCGGTATGGTAATTTCTGAAACGGCTCGGCTTTACCCGGTGCTACCATTCCTAGAACGTCAGTGCTCGTTACCGGACGGTGCAACGGGATACAAATTGGAGCCGCACCACGATTTTGTGATTCCAAACAAGATGCCAATATTGATTCCGATCTACGCCATCCATCGCGATCCTAAG TATTTTCCGAATCCTCTCCAGTTCGATCCGGATCGTTTTTCCAAGGAAAATCTCGACCAAATACTGCCATGCACTTACATGCCCTTTGGTGTTGGACCCCGCACGTGCCTAGGATCTCATTTCGGTACACTGCAGATTAAAATAGCGTTGGTGAAGCTACTGTCCAAGTACAGCATCAATCGATCGGTCTCAACGCCAGAGAAGCTAACGTACCGAAAGAATGCGTTCACTCTGCAGACGAACGAAGGACTCTACGCCGACCTAGTGGAAGACATTTTGTACTGA
- the LOC126578255 gene encoding probable methyltransferase-like protein 25 — MIFRFRTIKMERLRQQIDAIARFLEPNAAFINCHMVDYLTEQHWNRYVPKPIQRELSTVEDYLRAKRVFWGQFDQPSGGAIDDELPAVKAFIEETRKYRLEGSEVQGTALTLAEFQNALEKCRKETRLKMTELMNVKKCHEVEIAAAVVASLCTAVASGLPNGTPDDILVIDAGDGKGYLSSRIAVEHGIKVLGVDCNEENTSNAEKRRDRLKTKIPKAVKRANLEEDEHFTNLLKDDTLETLYRTTTQLIDFETDLIELAKHHFPADNHSTFCLCGLHTCGNLGPNCLRLFHQNRTIAGICNVGCCYHLMREEFVMDDFYNPAKISDNPGYGFPMSAYLRNRQFAIGRNARNLASESIERACINRENPSDKLGYRALLQVVLLQYGQKKSLQVGRLKSGAFIDYVRKSVRRLGLEDRVTISDESLLELEARFTPELEQLKVFYLIRQQFAPVVETLILLDRLLFLRESGYERSFLVKLFEPVVSPRCYALIAMK, encoded by the exons ATGATCTTTCGTTTTAGAACGATCAAGATGGAACGCTTGAGGCAACAGATCGATGCGATCGCTCGGTTTCTCGAACCGAACGCGGCCTTTATCAACTGCCACATGGTAGACTATCTGACCGAACAGCACTGGAACCGGTATGTGCCGAAACCGATCCAGCGTGAGCTATCAACGGTGGAAGACTATCTGCGAGCCAAGCGTGTGTTTTGGGGCCAGTTCGACCAACCTTCCGGTGGTgcgatcgatgatgagctCCCTGCTGTGAAGGCGTTTATCGAAGAAACACGAAAGTATCGTTTAGAGGGAAGCGAAGTCCAAGGAACGGCACTGACGCTAGCAGAGTTCCAAAATGCACTGGAAAAATGCCGCAAGGAGACGCGACTGAAGATGACCGAGTTGATGAATGTGAAGAAATGCCACGAAGTGGAAATAGCGGCGGCCGTTGTTGCTTCGCTGTGTACGGCGGTGGCTTCGGGTTTGCCCAATGGTACACCGGACGATATACTGGTGATCGATGCCGGTGACGGTAAGGGTTACCTCTCGTCCAGGATTGCAGTGGAGCATGGCATCAAGGTGCTGGGAGTGGATTGTAACGAAGAGAACACTAGCAACGCCGAGAAGCGTCGTGATCGATTGAAG aCAAAGATCCCAAAGGCCGTGAAAAGGGCAAACCTCGAGGAGGACGAACATTTCACCAACCTGCTCAAAGACGATACGCTGGAAACGCTCTACCGAACAACTACCCAACTGATCGATTTCGAAACCGATCTTATCGAGCTGGCAAAGCACCATTTTCCCGCCGACAATCACAGCACGTTTTGTCTGTGCGGTCTGCACACGTGTGGAAATTTGGGTCCCAATTGTCTTCGCCTCTTCCATCAGAATCGAACGATCGCTGGCATATGTAACGTTGGTTGTTGCTACCACCTGATGCGGGAAGAGTTTGTGATGGATGATTTCTATAATCCTGCAAAAATCTCCGACAACCCAGGGTACGGTTTTCCAATGAGTGCGTATCTGCGGAACCGGCAGTTCGCTATCGGGCGCAATGCACGCAATTTGGCTTCCGAGTCAATCGAGCGGGCATGCATCAATCGAGAGAATCCTAGCGATAAGCTAGGCTACCGAGCGCTACTGCAGGTTGTTTTGCTTCAGTATGGCCAGAAGAAATCGCTCCAAGTTGGTCGGCTGAAGAGCGGTGCGTTCATCGATTACGTCCGTAAATCCGTACGACGGCTGGGGTTAGAGGATCGCGTAACGATCAGTGATGAGAGTTTGCTCGAGCTGGAAGCACGCTTTACGCCGGAGCTGGAACAGCTCAAAGTGTTCTATTTGATACGGCAACAATTTGCACCGGTCGTTGAAACGCTGATTCTGCTGGACCGGTTGTTGTTCCTGCGGGAATCCGGATACGAGCGAAGCTTTCTGGTGAAGCTGTTCGAACCGGTCGTTTCACCGCGTTGTTATGCCTTGATAGCAATGAAATAA
- the LOC126578261 gene encoding protein LTO1 homolog — MPGSCPVSEQSEDTGHDINDVFEDIFLTEERIVEESFHQGLEDGQQQESVVEAHDYGYKKGAEIGREIGFYQTVVSEISTQEEVTSNEKVAALLGEVQATLNKFPCENDPDVDLLHGLQQIRNKYRRLCALLKLPFKYVQTNDLSF, encoded by the coding sequence ATGCCCGGTTCCTGCCCCGTTTCAGAGCAATCAGAGGACACCGGCCACGATATCAACGATGTGTTTGAGGATATCTTTCTGACCGAAGAGCGTATCGTCGAGGAAAGTTTTCACCAAGGGCTCGAGGACGGCCAACAGCAGGAGTCCGTCGTGGAGGCGCACGATTACGGCTACAAGAAGGGAGCGGAAATTGGCCGTGAAATCGGATTCTACCAAACGGTAGTGAGTGAAATCAGTACGCAGGAAGAAGTGACGAGCAACGAAAAGGTCGCTGCACTGCTCGGGGAAGTACAAGCCACACTCAACAAGTTCCCTTGTGAAAACGATCCGGACGTCGATCTGCTGCACGGATTGCAACAGATCCGCAACAAGTATCGCCGGTTGTGCGCCCTGCTGAAACTCCCGTTCAAATACGTCCAGACGAATGATCTTTCGTTTTAG